The genomic window CGCCGAGGTGGTAGCCCGCCTCCGTGATGGTGAGCGTGACGATCGCCGTCGCGGGGTGCGCCACCAGTTCGACGAACCGTGCGAGGTCGCTCGCGGGCCGGGCCTCGGCGATGCTGTCGACGAACGCGTACCGGTCGCCGTCGCCGCCCCGCTCGATGAGGGTGTAGACGCCGCCCTGGGCCTCCAGCTGATCGGCGACCCGCGGACTGCGGCCGGTGAATCCGGCGATCCCCCAGTCGGCGGCGTCGCCCGCACGCGAGGTGTGCCACGCCTGGTGCGTGCGGTGGAAGGCGCCGATGCCGAGGTGGACGATACGCACCGGCGCCGCAGGGCGGGCCAGCCCAGCGGCGACGAGCAGGTCGCGGTGCAGGCGGGGGAGGGGATCGGGCGTCATGACGTCGCCTCCGCAGCCACCGGCATCCGGTCGGGCCATCCGACGCGCTCTCGCAGCCATTCCGCTTGGCGCACCCAGTGCGCGCCCTCGCCGCCCTCGTGGCCGTTCCACGGATACGCGACGACCTCGGCGCCGGCCGCCCAGTGATTCGCGGCCGCGAAGACGCCGGAGGGCGGCGCGATGGTGTCCATCAGGCCGGCGCCGAAGAGCGCGGGAGCAGTCGCACGCCGAGCGAAGGCCACGCCGTCGAAGTGCGACAGCGTGTGGAACACCCGAGCGGCCGATTCGCGGTGCACCGAGAGGTACCGCGTGAGCTCGGCGTGCGGCTCGGCGTCGGTGAGCCCGACCACGCGGGGAAGGTCGCACAGGATCGGCGCCGAGGGGAGCGCGCCGGCGAGTCCGTCGGACAGGCCCGCGGCCGCGATCGCGATCGCTCCGCCCTGGCTGTTGCCGGTGACCGCGATGCGCTCGGGGTCGATCTCTGCCATCTCGCGCAGGGCGTCGACGGCGCGCACCGCGTCCGTGAACACGCGCCGGTAGTAGTACTCGCGCGGGTCGGCGATGCCGCGCGTGAGGAATCCCGCCGTCGCGGGCCCGGCCCCGTGCGGATCGGGCGTCTGCCCGCCGGTCCCCCAGGTCGCACCCTGGCCTCGCGTGTCGACGATGAGCTGCGCGAAACCCGCCGCCGGCCAGTGCAGCCGCTCGTGGGCGAGCCCACGACCCCGGCCGTAGCCGACGAACTCCGCGACCGCGGGGAGCGGCCTCCGGGCGTGTGCGGGAAGGACCAGCCACGCGCGCACAGGCTCCCCTCCGAATCCCGGGAAGACGACATCCTCGACGGTGACGAGATCGAGCGGCGACGGGGCCGGAGAGCGACGGATGCCGCGTCCGGCGGCTCGCGACGTCGCGAGCGTCTCGCGCCAGAAATCGTCGAATCCGGAGGGCTCGGAGACCTCCGGGCGGTAGGCCCGCAACTGCGGTTCGGGCAAGTCGAAGTGCGCCATCGGCGGGGTTTCTCCCTTCATCGCGAGACGCGCCCGACTCGGCGGCGCCTGTCCGGCAACGCCAAATGAAAACGTTGACATTGCCTTCCCCAAAGGCTACCGTCATCGTGTATCGAACGGGAAGTCGAAACTTTCTGAACGAATCAGGCCCCCTCCGAGGATGCCGACCACCCGCAAAGGAGCGCAGTGTCCGTCAACAGCAACGTCGTCATCGCCGACGCGATCGAGCTGCGCGAAGAGGCCGAGGACGAGCGGCAGAACGCCGGTCGCGGCGGGCGCTCCCGCCCGCCCAAGCAGCGAACGACATGGCGGAGAGCCCTCAGGAAGGACTGGCGGCTCTACTCGCTGCTGGTGCTGCCGATCCTCTTCCTGCTGATCTTCCGGTACGTGCCCATGGCGGGCAACATCATCGCCTTCCGCCGGTTCCGTCCGGGCGGCAGCATGTTCGGCGACGAGTGGGTGGGGCTCCGCTATGTCGAGCTCTTCATCAACGACCCGACCTTCTGGCGGGCGTTCTGGAACACCGCGATCCTCGGCGGTCTCACCCTCGCGATCGTGTTCCCGCTGCCGATCGTCCTCGCGCTCATGTTCAACGAGCTGCGGTCGCACCGCTTCAAGCGGGTCGCGCAGTCGATCTCCTACCTCCCGCACTTCATGTCGATCGTCATCGTCGCGGGCATGGTGCTCCAGCTCACGGCCCTGCGGGGATCCATCAACCAGGGGATCGAGTTCTTCGGCGGTGAGGCGATCCCGTTCATGCAGCTGCCGGAATGGTTCCGCACGATCTACGTCAGCTCCGAGATCTGGCAGACGGTGGGCTGGGGCACCATCCTCTATCTCGCGGCGCTCACGACCATCGACCCGCAGCTCTACGAAGCCGCCCGCATCGACGGCGCGAGCCGCTGGCGGCAGATCTGGCATGTGACCCTGCCCGGCATCCGGTCCACCATGATCGTGCTGCTCATCCTCAACATCGGCACGTTCATGGCCGTCGGGTTCGAGAAGGTGCTGCTGCTGTACAACCCCCTGCTGTACCCGACCGCCGACGTCATATCCACGTACCTCTATCGGGTGGGCATCATCTCCAGCAACTTCTCCTACGCCACGGCGATCGGGCTCTTCGAGGCGCTGATCGGCCTGACCCTGATCCTGACCGCGAACGCGATCTCGCGTCGAACCGTGGGGACGAGCCTGTGGTGACCTCCAGCATCCGTACGCCGGTGCGCCGCCGAGCCGACCGCATCTTCCGGCCGTCGACCCACGGCGGCATCAAGGACTCCCGCAGCTACACGGTGTTCCGGGTGGTCAACGGCGTCCTCATCGTGGCGATCTGCTTCATCACGCTGTACCCGTTCCTCAATGTCGTCGCGCAGGCGTTCAGCTCCGAGGCGTACATCAATTCGGGCCAGGTGAACCTGATCCCGATGGGGTTCAACGTCACGACGTTCGGCTACGTGATGAGCGACCCCCTCTTCTGGCGCAACTACGGCAACACCGTGGTCTACACGGTCGTCGCGACGGCGATCGCGATGGTGCTCACGACGTCGTTCGCGTACGCGCTGTCGAAGAAGCACCTGAAGGGGCGCGCCGTCTTCATCGGGATCGCCGTCTTCACCATGTTCTTCAACGGCGGGCTCATCCCCAACTACATCCTGATCAACACCCTGGGGTTCAAGAACACGATCTGGGCGATCGTCCTCCCCAACGCGATCAGCATCTTCAACCTGCTGGTGATGAAGGCGTTCTTCGAGGGCTTTCCCGAGGACCTCGAAGAGGCAGCCGCGATCGACGGGCTCACGACCTACGGCATCCTGCTGCGGATCGTGCTGCCGCTCAGCAAGGCGGTGATCGCGACGATGGTGCTCTTCTACGCCGTCTCGTTCTGGAACTCGTGGTTCTCGGCGTTCCTCTACATGGATCGATCCGACCTGTATCCGGTCACGGTGTATCTGCGCAATCTGCTCGCTGCGGCAACCGGCGGTGAGTCCCTGGGCGCGGGGATGGGCTCGGGCGAGTCGGCGCAGGTCGCCTCGAACGTCAAAGCCGTGACGATGCTCCTCACCGTGCTGCCCATCGTCTGCCTCTACCCGTTCATCCAGAAGTACTTCGTCTCCGGGGTCATGCTCGGCTCCGTCAAGCAGTGACCCGGGACCCATCCCGGACCCCCCAAGAAAGGAACCCCGATGACACAGCACATACGACCGAAGGGACGCGCGCGACGCGGCGCGACGCTCGCCGGTGCACTGCTCACCGCCGCCGCGCTGGCGCTGAGCGGCTGCAGCGCGCCGGACGACGGCGGAGCCGCCGAAGGCGCAGATTTCGACTTCGCGGGCAAGGATGTCGGAGCCATGGAGGACTACGGCGTCGGCGACACCTTCACGGCGACCGAGCCCGTCGAGTTCGGACTGTTCTACCGGGACCACCCCAATTACCCGATCGATGAGAACTGGCTCATCTTCGAGGAACTGGCGGCGAACCAGAACGTCACGTTCGACGTCGTCAGCGCGCCGCTGTCGGAATGGGACCAGCGCAAGTCACTCGTCATCGGCGCCGGAGACGCTCCCGACATCATCTCCGTGACGTATCCCGGCCAGGAGGTCTCGTTCGTCGCAGGCGGCGCCATCCTCCCCGCGAGCGACTTCGTCCAGTACATGCCGAACTTCATGGACAAAGTGGAGAAGTGGGACATGGAGGACGACCTCGGCCAGCTCCGCCAGGAGGACGGCAAGTACTACCTGTTCCCCGGCTTCCGTGAAGAGCCGCGCCCCGAGTACTCCTTCGCGGTGCGCACCGACATCTGGGAGGAGCTGGGCCTCAGCCTCGAGCCGGCGAGCTTCGACGAGTTCGCAGATCAGCTCCGCACCGTCAAGGAGGCCTACCCCGACCTGTACCCGATGACCGACCGGTGGTCGGCCAACGGGCCGATCGAGGGCACGCTCGGCTTCGTGGCCCCGAACTTCGGCACGACCGCCGGGTGGGGCTACGGTCAGGGCGTGTGGTGGAACGGCGACGAGTTCGAGTACACCGGCGCGTCGGACGGCTACCGCGACCTGGTCGAGTACTACGCCTCGCTCGTCGAGGAGGGTCTCCTCGACCCCGAGGCCATCACGCAGGACGACGACCAGGCGCTGCAGAAGTTCGCGTCGGGTCAGGCCATGGCGATGGGCACCAACGACCAGGAGATCGTGCGCTACCGCTCGACGATCGAGGAGCTCGGAACGGATGCCGAAATCGGCATGATCCGAGTGCCGGCGGGTCCTGCCGGTGACAACTTCCAGTACGGTCAGCGTCTCGTGAGCGGATTCATGCTCTCGTCGGAGGTCGCCGAGTCCGAGAACTTCCTCGCTCTCCTGCAGTTCCTCGACTGGCTCTACTACTCCGACGAGGGTCTCGAGTTCGCCAAGTGGGGCGTCGAGGGCGTCACCTACGACAAGGAGGGTGACGACACCTGGGTTCTCAACGAGAACATCACGGCGATGGGGCTGAACCCCGGCGCACCCGAGAACCTGCAGGCGGACTACGGCTTCTCCAACGGCGTGTTCACGCTCGTCCACGGGTCGACCCTCGCTCTCGACCGCTCGATGCTCCGTCCCGAGGCGCTCGAGTTCGTCGAGTCGATGTCGACCAAGACGGTCCTCGAGCTGCCGCCGCCCGCACCGCTGGATGAGATCGAGCGCGAGCAGGTGTCGCTGTACCAGTCGGCGCTCAAGGACCACGTCTGGCAGAACACCTCGTCCTTCATCCTGGGTCAGCGGTCGATGGACGAATGGGACGACTACGTCGCGGAGCTCGAGGGGATGAACATGACGGCATACCTCGACATCGTCAACGCCGCTCAGAAGCGGTACGCCGAGAACAACTGACCTCGGCGGGTGCGGCCCCGCGTCCTCCTCCGGACGCGGGGCCGTTCCTGCGAGTGATGCCGTCGCCCGGCGATCCTCTCCCTGCTGTCCGCCCGCCGATCCGCCACCAGGAGCAGAGCACGATGACTCTTCCAGCCATGAGCAAGTTTCCCTATGGAGGCGACTACAACCCCGAGCAATGGAGCGAGGAGGTGTGGGACGACGACCACCGCGCGTTCGACCTCGCGGGCATCGACCTGCTGACCGTCGGGGTGTTCTCCTGGTCGCTCTCGCAGCCGGATGAGGAGACCTACGACTTCTCGGTGCTGGACCGCATCATCGATCGGGCCCACGCCGAGGGGCGGAAGGTGTGCCTGGCCACGGGCACCGCCGCAGTGCCGCCGTGGCTCGCGACCGCGTACCCCGATGTGTGCCGCGTCGACTTCGAGGGGCGCCGCCACGTCTACGGCGTGCGGCACAACGCCTGCACGAGCTCGCCGAATTACCGCCGGCTCGCCACGGCGATGGCGGGCCGGATCGCCGAGAGGTACGCCGGTCATCCCGCGGTCGTGGCGTGGCACATCAACAACGAGTACGGCGGGCTGTGCTACTGCGGATCGTGCGCGGCGGAGTTCCGCCTCTGGCTGCGCGACCGGTACGGATCGCTCGACCGCCTCAACGACGCGTGGAACGCCGACTTCTGGTCGCACCGGTTCACGGACTGGGGTCAGATCGTGCCGCCGAACATCCTGTCCGAGCACTGGAAGAGCCCGGACCACACGGCGTTCCAGGGGATCACGCTGGACTATCACCGGTTCAACACCGACAACATCCTGCGCTCCTTCCGCGAGGAGAAGGCGGCGATCCGCGAGCACTCGGATCTTCCTGCCACCACCAACATGATGGCGATATACCGTCACCTCGACTACCACCGGTGGGCGGACGACCTGGACTTCGCCTCGTGGGACAACTACCCCACCGACGGGTCGCCGGTCTCGCGTCAGGCGCTCAGCCACGCGCTCATGCGCGGGATCAAGGGCGGCCAGCCGTTCTGGCTCATGGAGCAGACGCCGACCATGACGTCCACGCGCGACTACAACCCCGTCAAGCGGCCGGGCCAGATGAGGCTCTGGTCGTGGCAGGCCGTGGCCCACGGCTCGGACTCGGTGCTGTTCTTCCAGATGCGGCACAGCAAGGGTGCGTCCGAGAAGTATCACGGCGCGGTGCTGAACCACGCGGGCCGCACCGATACCCGGGCGTTCCGCGAGGTCGCCGAGCTCGGCGCCGAGCTCGCGGCGGTCGGAGACCGGCTGCTGGGGTCGCGGACGCCGGCGCGGGTCGCCGTGCTCTTCGACTGGGACTCGTGGTGGGCCCTCGAGATCTCGGACGGCCCCAGCCGGTTCGTCAAGTACGAGAAGCAGATGGTCCAGTATCACGAGGCCCTCTGGCAGGCCGGCGCGGTGCTCGACGTCGTGCCGGTCACCGCCGACCTGTCGGGGTACGACGTCGTGGTCGCGCCCTTCCTCCACATGGTGAAGGGCGACACGGCCGCCCGGCTCGAAGCGGTCGCACGGCGCGGTGGCACGGTGGTGACCACCGTGCTCTCCGGGCGTGTGGACGAGGACGACAACGCCTTCCTCCTCGACGTTCCCGGCCCCCTCGCCCGGATCGTCGGGGTGCGGGTCGACGAGACCGATTCGCTGCCGCCGGCGCAGACGAACACCGTGGTGCTCTCGCGCCCCGGCGAGCCCGAGGTGCCCAGCGAGGCCTCCCTCGTCTTCGATCTGGTGATTCCGCAGGGTGCCGAGCCGGTCGGGTCCTACACGCAGGACTTCTACGCGGGGACCCCCGCCGTCACCCGGAACGGGATCGGCGACGGCTCGGCCTGGTACGTCGGCGCCTGCCTGGACCAGCGCGGGGTCGACTGGGTGATCCGCCACGCCCTCGCCGAGCAGGGGCTGCTCGGCGTCTTCGCCGACGTCCAGGACCTCGAACACACGACGCGCCAGATCGGCGGGCGCCGGTACGAGTTCGTGCTCAACCACAGCGGGGTCGACGTGGAGGTCCACTCCCCGTTCACCGGGACGGACATCCTTTCGGGGCGCGCCGTGACCGCCGGGGAGCCGCTGCGGCTCGCGGTGAACGGCGTCGCCGTGATCGAGGCCGGCTGATGCCGGGTGCCGCGACGCCCGGCAGGATGGATGGTGTGACCACTCCCGCGTCGTCCTCGGATCCCCGCCAGGGCGCGTTCTGGCGCGCCACGACGGTGGTGTACTGGTTCGTCGTCGTCGAGTGCTGCTTCCTGCTCGCTGCCGCCCCGGGGCTCGCCGGCGTCCTTCTGCTCGAGCGTCATCCGAGCAACATCCCGCTCTACGCGCTGTGCCTCGTGCCGCTCGGCCCCGCGTTCGCGGCAGCCGTGTCGACGATGGCGGCACGGGCGTCGGCCGACGAGACGAACGTCTGGCCCCGGTACTGGCGGGCGTACGTCCGCAACCTCGTCGACGTGCTGTGGGTCTGGATCCCCGCCCTCGCGCTCGCGACGGTGCTCGGCACCACCGTGGCGTTCGGCGCGTCGGTGGGGGTGGACCTGTTCTTCGGAGGGGCTGCGATCGTGCTGCTGGTCGCCCTCGCGCTGTGGTCGTCGCACGCCCTGGTGATCGCGTCGTTCTTCCGCTTCCGAGCGCGCGACATCGCGCGCCTCGCGCTGTACTACCTCGCCGCCAAGCCGCTGGTGACGCTCGGCGCCGCCTCGTACCTCGTGCTGGCCATCGCGCTCGTGACGTTCGGATCGGACTGGATGCTCGCGCTCGCCGCCGTCGTCTTCGCGGCTCTCGCGGGCGCGAACGCGCGTCCGATGATCGCCGACGTCAGGGCGCGGTTCACCACCGACGCGGAGTGAGGCGGGGAACGGTCAGAAGATCGTTCGCCCGGCCTCGTCGGCGATGCCGGACTTGCGCCAGAAGTACGTGTTGATCTGATCGCGCCACTCGACCGCCGAACGCAGCTGCTCCGCGAAGCGCTCCCGCCCGCGGGCGTGGAGGTCGTCCGGCAGACGGCCCTCCAGCGCGTCCCACGCCGCCACCATCTCGCGCACGCGCTCGACGCCGGCGAAGTGGGTGTCGTAGATGTGCTGGATGACCGTCCGGCCGCTGTGGAGCCGGTGGGTGTAGGGCACGTGATGGAAGAAGAGGATCAGCTCGTCGGGCACCGTGTCGAGCGACTCGTACCGGCTGGCCCACGGCTCGGCGTACTGGCCTGCGTATCCGGTGCCGCCGGCGACCGTCCGGTCGACGCCGATGCCGTCGCGATCGGCGAAGTGATAGGTGCCCCACGCGGAGTACTCGTAGCCGTCGACGTCGGGGCCGTAGTGGCGGTTCAACGGGCTCACCATGAAGCACACGCCGAGGGGAGCGGTGTACGACTCGTACGTCCGCCAGGAGTCGTCGAGGATCGAGCGGATGCCGCGGCGCGCCGTCTCATCGTGACCGAAGGTGAGCGCGATCCACTCGTCCAGGATCGTCCCGGGCTCGAGCGCCGGATCCCAGGCCAGCCGCCCGTAGGCGTACAGGTTGGCCTGCGCGAGCGGGTGGCCCGTCCAGAACGCGTCGGCCCCGACGTTGGACACCGCTGCGATCCCGCCGGCGACGATCTCGGCGAGCATGGGCCCGTCGTCGCCGGTCGGCCGGAACGCGAGGATCTCGCTCCACTGCGGGCCCAGGTAGACCGCGTGCTGCTGCTGGCCGGTGTACTCCTGGGTCACCTGCAGCTCGAGGGCCACGCGCGTGCGGGTCATGGCCGGGATGACGGGGGAGACCGGCTCCCGCACCTGGAAGTCGAGCGGACCGTACTTCACCTGGAGTACGACGTTGTCGTCGAAGCGTCCGTCGAGGGGCGCGAAGGTGTCGTAGGCGGCGCGCGCCCGGTCGGTCGTGCGGTCGCGCCAGTCCTGGCGATGGTTGTAGACGAAGGCGCGCCAGTGCACGAGGCCGCCGTGCGACGCCAGTGCACGGGCGAGCATGTTCGCGCCGTCGGCGTGGTCGCGCCCGTACGCGTAGGGTCCCGGCTGTCCCTCCGAGTCGGCTTTCACCAGGAACCCGCCGAAGTCCGGGATCCGCGCGTAGACACGGGCGGCGGCATCCGTCCACCACCGCTGCACCGCGGGCTCGAGCGGATCCGAGGTGTCCAGGTCGCCCAGGGTCAGCGGTGAGGCGAAGTTGACCGACAGGTGCGTCCGTATACCCCACGGCCGGAAGATCGCGGCAAGACGCTCGACGCTGCCGAGATCGTCGGTGAGCAGGCGCGCTTCGCGTCGCCCGACGTTGACGTTGTTGATCGTGACGCGGTTGATGCCGATCGACGCGAGGAGCCGCGCATAGCGCTCGACGCGCGAGAGGTCGTCACGCAGCATCCCCTCCCGGTAGAAGATCGAGCCGTCGGCGTAGCCGCGCTCGACCTGACCCATGTGGGGGTGGACCGCGACGTTGTCCCAATGGTCGAGCATCCGCAGCTCGTGCAGCGGTTCGTGCCGCGTCGTGCCGTCGCCGCCGCCGAGTGCGAGGTGGCGCACGTGGTGGAACCAGCCGTAGAGCGCACCGCTCGGGCCGCCGTACGCGACCACAACCCGGCCCTCCCGCACATGGTGGACGAAGCCCTCCGCGCCGAGGTCGGCGGTCGGCAGATCGCCGAGGCCGTGGGCGGCCGCGTCGCCGGCGGACAGGATCAGGATGTCGGGAGTGGAGGCGGCCTGGGTCATGCCGGCCCGCGCCGCCTCGGCGCGGACGGTGTCGAGCACGTCCCCTTCGCCAAGGACCGAGACGGTGCGGCCGCCGAGCGCCGCGAAGCGATCGTCGGGCAGCCACATCGGATGCTCGCGCAGCGAACGGCTGGGTGCGGGTGCGTCGGAAGTCATGCGTTCCTCATCGTCGGTGGTGGGGGATGGATGCCGGGGCCTCAGGTCTCACCAGTCGTGCACGGTGCCGTCGACCAGCCTCGCCGCAGGCAGGAACGCGGGTTCGTAGCTGAAGCGCTCGGCGGCGGCGTCGTCGTAGTCGACGCCCAGACCCGGGGCGTCGCCCGGGTGCAGGAAGCCGTCCGCGAAGCGGTACGACGTGCGGAAGACCTCGTGGGTGAGCTCGTGGTGCGCCATGTGCTCCTGGATGCCGAAGTTGTGGATCGCGAGACCCACATGCAGGGCGGCCGACATCCCCACCGGCGAGATGTCGGTGGGACCGTGGCTTCCCGACTTGATCTGGTACTGCCCGGCGAAGTCGAACAGCCGCTTCAGGTGCGTGATGCCGCCCGTGTGGGTGACCGAGGCGCGGACGTAGTCGATGAGCTGCTCCTGGATGAGGGTCCGGAAGTCCCATACCGAGTTCAGCACCTCGCCGATCGCGAGTGGCGTCGTCGTGTGCCGGCGCACGAGCCGGAGCGACTCCTGGTTCTCGGCGGGGGTGCAGTCCTCCAGCCAGAACAGGTCGTACGGCTCGAGCGCCCGCCCGAGCCGCGCCGCCTCGATGGGAGTGAGGCGATGGTGGACGTCGTGCAGGAGCATCACCTCGGGTCCGAACTCAGCGCGTGCCCATTCGAAGAGCTCGGGGGCGTATCGCAGGTAGCGACGCGAGTCCCACCCCTCCTCGATGTGGAGCCCCGCGCGCTTCGCCGGCTCGTAGGTGTAGCGACCGCCGCTCGCGCGTGCGGAGGCGATGCCGTACCCGCCGCCCATCCCGGGCACCGCGACCTGGAGCCGGATCGCGCGGTACCCCTCGTCGAGGCGTGCGCGGACGGAGTCGCCGAGGTCCTCCAGGTCGGCGCCCGACGCGTGGGCGTAGGCGAGGCACCCGTCGCGGGACGCTCCGCCCAGCAGTTGGTGGACCGGCATGCCCGCGAGCCTGCCCTTGATGTCCCACAGCGCCATGTCGACCGCGGCGACGGCACTCATCGTGATCGGCCCGCGGCGCCAGTACGCGGAGCGGTAGAGGAACTGCCAGGTGTCTTCGATGCGGTGCGCGTCCCGCCCGATGAGGAGCGGCACGACGTGATCGCGCAGGTACGACGCGACGGCGAGCTCGCGGCCGTTGAGCGTGGCGTCGCCGAGGCCCACCACGCCGTCGTCGGTGGTGATGCGAAGGGTGACGAAGTTGCGCGACGGACTGGTGACCAGCACTTCCGCCGATCGGATGCGCGCGACCGCCGTCATGCGAGCGACCCGGACTCCGCGACGGCAGCCGCACCGGGTGCCGTCCGGGCCGCGCCGGCCCGTCGCGGCGCGGGATAGCTCTCACGGGGCAGGGTGTAGGCCAGCTCGACCGCCGCCTCGATCGCCTCATCGAGGTCGAGCCTGTGCTCGGCGACGAGCCGGGCGAGATGCCCGGCGTCGATGCGGCGCGACAGGTCGTGCCGGGCGGGGATGGAGCAGAACGCGCGGGTGTCGTCGACGAATCCGCTCGTGTTGCGCAGGCCCGCCGTGTCTCCGATCGCCTCACGGAAACGCCGCATGGCGTCGGGCGTGTCGAGGAACCACCATGGCGCGCCCAGGCGCAGCGCGGGGTAGACGCCGGCGAGCGGGGCGAGCTCGCGCGAGTAGACCGTCTCGTCGACGGTGAAGACGATGAGCCGGAAATCCTCGTGGTGGCCGAACGCCTCGAGCACGGGGCGCAGCGCGTGCGTGAACTCGGCGGCGACCGGGACGTCGTAGCCGATGTCGTGCCCGAAGCGCTCCGCGATGCCGCGGTCGTGGTCGCGCATGACACCGGGGTGCAGCTGCATCACCAGGCCGTCCTCGGTGGCCATCTCGGCCATCCGGAACAGCATGTGGCCGGTGAACGCGGACGCGGATGCGAGATCGATTCCGCCGTCTCGTGCCGCGGCGAACAGCCTGCGCGCCACAGCGGGTTCCAGCGGCGCCATGAGAGCGGAGCGGTGACCGTGATCGGAGGCTCGTGCCCCCGCGTCCGCGAACGCCCGCCGCCGGGCGCGGAGGGCGGCGAGGTAGCCGTCGTAGTCGTGCGCGTCGATCCCGGCGCTCTCGCTGAGGGCGTCGAGCTGCCGGGTCCAGTCGCCTCGCCCGGGCTCCAGGAGCGGATCGGGGCGGAACGTGGGGATGACCCGGCCTCCCCACCCGTCCGCCGCCAGCCGCCCGTGGGCGGCGAGGTCGGAGGTGGCCGGATCGGTCGTCGCGAGCAGCTCGATGCCGAAGCGC from Microbacterium sp. ProA8 includes these protein-coding regions:
- the manD gene encoding D-mannonate dehydratase ManD; the encoded protein is MTAVARIRSAEVLVTSPSRNFVTLRITTDDGVVGLGDATLNGRELAVASYLRDHVVPLLIGRDAHRIEDTWQFLYRSAYWRRGPITMSAVAAVDMALWDIKGRLAGMPVHQLLGGASRDGCLAYAHASGADLEDLGDSVRARLDEGYRAIRLQVAVPGMGGGYGIASARASGGRYTYEPAKRAGLHIEEGWDSRRYLRYAPELFEWARAEFGPEVMLLHDVHHRLTPIEAARLGRALEPYDLFWLEDCTPAENQESLRLVRRHTTTPLAIGEVLNSVWDFRTLIQEQLIDYVRASVTHTGGITHLKRLFDFAGQYQIKSGSHGPTDISPVGMSAALHVGLAIHNFGIQEHMAHHELTHEVFRTSYRFADGFLHPGDAPGLGVDYDDAAAERFSYEPAFLPAARLVDGTVHDW
- the uxaC gene encoding glucuronate isomerase; translated protein: MPVHGGDDAPTAQQPLHPDRALPADPGVRALARRILARTAALPIVSMHGHVDVDMLADDEAFSDPSSLLVTPDHYLVRMLVSQSTAPGPVRESGVRSVADLGAGASRGAAVETDPRAIWRRFCAGWPALRGTPTRFWLEQVLAEVFEAPQRPSPETADALYDHIADRLSRPEYRPRALFERFGIELLATTDPATSDLAAHGRLAADGWGGRVIPTFRPDPLLEPGRGDWTRQLDALSESAGIDAHDYDGYLAALRARRRAFADAGARASDHGHRSALMAPLEPAVARRLFAAARDGGIDLASASAFTGHMLFRMAEMATEDGLVMQLHPGVMRDHDRGIAERFGHDIGYDVPVAAEFTHALRPVLEAFGHHEDFRLIVFTVDETVYSRELAPLAGVYPALRLGAPWWFLDTPDAMRRFREAIGDTAGLRNTSGFVDDTRAFCSIPARHDLSRRIDAGHLARLVAEHRLDLDEAIEAAVELAYTLPRESYPAPRRAGAARTAPGAAAVAESGSLA